One stretch of Nicotiana tabacum cultivar K326 chromosome 18, ASM71507v2, whole genome shotgun sequence DNA includes these proteins:
- the LOC107788517 gene encoding aldehyde oxidase 4-like isoform X2 codes for MEGSSERNGNLVFAVNGERIELTSVDPSTTLLQYLRYHACFKSPKLGCGEGGCGACVVLVSRYDPKLNRVDDFSVSSCLTLLCSLNGCAITTSDGLGNTKDGFHPIHQRFAGFHASQCGFCTPGMCMSLFSALVNADKGNHQDSPQGFSNLTSFEAEKSIQGNLCRCTGYRPIADVCKSFASDVDIEDLGLNTFWQNGDTRETKVSKLPPYDPSKNLVTYPEFLEGESITRLDPTRYSWFSPVSIEELQSLLKFSVAENVGSVKIVVGNTGTGYYKETQRYDQYIDLRYIPELSILNRDRKGIEIGATVTISKLISFLNEGTKANLGSYGKMVSQKLAQHLEKVANPFVRNTASVGGNLVMAQKYGFPSDISTLFLGMDATVSILTIRGQEKLKWEELLSRPALDSRTVLLCVWIPFKRNGNFLQNFSKYLFVTYRAAPRPLGSALAYVNAAFLADVSPRRNGVVIHSLRLAFGAFGTRHAIRAKTAEKYLTGKILNIKILYEAIKFVKLDVVPEPGISYPEYRSSLAVSFLFKFFNPLTDVDSVFSSGLFEGIGETFVEEGSKSTNDDGDTSQGKIQTILSSAEQVVESSTEYYPVGEPMQKYGAAMQASGEAVYVDDIPSPPNCLHGAFIYSTKPLARVKSISLQLESNSLADRVIAIFTFKDIPSEGENIGVLSQFGPETLFAEDHVQYAGDRIALVIANSQRSADVAARKAIVEYDPENVGSPILTVEEAVENSSYLQGPVFLNTKPVGDFSKGMSEADHKILSAELRLPSEYYFYMEPQTSLAVPDEDNTMVVYASTQFPEYTHSLIARCLGVPEHNISVKTRRAGGGFGGKAIRSMPVSAACALAAYKLRRPVKIYVNRNTDMVITGGRHPLKVTYSVGFKSNGKITALHADILVNGGISEDITPIIASHIIAALKKYNWGAFSFDIKNCKTNLTSKSSMRALGDVQGSYIADAIMEHVASVLEMEVDSVISKNIHTYESLKLFYEDSAGESGEYTLPSIMDQVATSSRFVDRRKMIDEFNQKNTWKKRGISRLPIVHEVRQHATPAKVSILRDGSIVCEVGGVEIGQGLWTKVKQVIAYALGSIESSWSEELVEKVRIIEINTLRLVQTGFTAESTKSESSCEAARLCCNILVERLTPLKKKLQEQNGSVDWTTLIGQAEAQSINLQANEYFVPGSSSGQYLNYGAAVSEVEIDVLTGQHRILQSDIIYDCGQSLNPAIDLGQIEGAFVKGIGYFMLEEYLTNEDGLMVSNSTWTYHIPTIDTIPERLNIRVLNSGDHKNRILSSKASGEPPLLLAATVHCATRAAIKEARKQLKSWGKLDESDSEFYLDVPAIMPVVKTTCGLDYGEKYLETLISKRSA; via the exons ATGGAGGGGTCATCAGAGAGAAATGGGAACTTGGTTTTTGCAGTTAATGGGGAGAGGATTGAGTTAACTTCTGTTGATCCTTCTACTACTTTGCTTCAGTATTTGCGCTATCATGCTTGTTTCAAGAGTCCAAAGCTTGGCTGTGGCGAAG GTGGTTGTGGAGCTTGTGTTGTTCTAGTCTCAAGGTATGATCCCAAGCTAAACAGAGTTGACGATTTTAGTGTGAGTTCATGCCTTACACTTCTTTGTAGTTTAAATGGTTGTGCAATTACTACAAGTGATGGCCTTGGTAACACCAAAGATGGGTTTCACCCAATTCACCAAAGATTTGCTGGTTTCCATGCTTCTCAATGTGGCTTTTGCACTCCTGGAATGTGCATGTCATTATTCTCAGCTCTTGTCAATGCTGATAAAGGGAACCATCAAGATTCTCCACAAGGATTTTCCAACCTAACTTCATTTGAAGCTGAAAAATCCATACAAGGGAACCTTTGTCGCTGCACTGGATACCGGCCCATTGCTGATGTCTGCAAGAGTTTTGCTTCTGATGTTGATATAGAGGATTTGGGACTCAATACCTTTTGGCAAAATGGAGATACCAGGGAAACAAAAGTAAGTAAATTGCCTCCCTATGATCCAAGTAAGAATCTTGTTACATATCCTGAATTCTTGGAAGGTGAATCCATCACACGTTTGGACCCCACAAGGTATTCTTGGTTCAGTCCTGTTTCTATAGAGGAGCTACAGAGCTTGTTGAAATTCAGCGTGGCTGAAAATGTTGGGAGCGTTAAAATAGTTGTTGGCAATACCGGCACTGGTTATTACAAGGAAACACAGCGATATGACCAATACATCGATCTGAGGTATATTCCTGAACTTTCGATCCTCAATAGGGATCGCAAAGGAATTGAGATTGGAGCAACTGTGACCATCTCTAAACTTATTTCATTCCTGAATGAGGGAACCAAAGCCAACTTGGGTTCATATGGAAAGATGGTGTCCCAAAAGTTGGCTCAACACTTGGAAAAGGTTGCTAACCCGTTTGTTAGAAACACTGCTAGTGTTGGGGGAAATTTGGTTATGGCACAGAAATATGGATTTCCTTCTGATATCTCTACATTATTTCTAGGAATGGATGCGACAGTTAGTATATTGACCATTCGTGGACAAGAAAAACTTAAATGGGAGGAGCTGTTATCGAGGCCAGCGCTAGACTCAAGGACTGTGCTTCTATGTGTATGGATCCCATTTAAAAGGAATgggaattttcttcaaaatttttcaAAGTATTTGTTTGTAACATATAGAGCTGCACCACGACCTCTTGGAAGTGCATTGGCATATGTAAATGCTGCTTTCTTAGCTGATGTTTCTCCACGCAGGAACGGGGTTGTGATACATTCTCTCAGGTTGGCTTTTGGCGCTTTTGGCACAAGACATGCAATAAGGGCCAAAACAGCAGAGAAATATTTAACTGGGAAAATATTGAACATCAAAATTCTGTATGAAGCAATTAAATTTGTCAAACTAGATGTTGTCCCTGAACCTGGGATTTCATACCCTGAGTATAGGTCAAGCTTGGCTGTCAGTTTCCTATTCAAGTTTTTTAATCCCTTGACGGATGTAGATTCCGTATTTTCTAGCGGTTTATTCGAGGGAATTGGTGAAACCTTTGTAGAGGAGGGTTCCAAAAGTACTAATGATGATGGTGATACTAGCCAAGGAAAAATACAGACAATACTATCATCCGCTGAGCAGGTTGTGGAATCAAGTACCGAGTATTATCCAGTGGGTGAACCAATGCAAAAGTATGGAGCTGCCATGCAAGCCTCTG GTGAAGCTGTTTATGTAGATGACATTCCATCACCACCAAACTGCCTACATGGAGCATTTATCTATAGTACAAAACCATTAGCAAGGGTAAAGAGCATTAGTCTCCAGCTTGAGTCTAATTCATTAGCAGATAGAGTTATTGCCATTTTTACATTTAAAGATATCCCAAGTGAAGGGGAAAATATAGGAGTTCTGAGCCAGTTTGGTCCTGAAACTCTATTTGCAGAGGATCATGTCCAATATGCTGGCGACCGAATTGCTCTTGTG ATTGCTAACAGCCAGAGGTCTGCTGATGTGGCTGCTAGAAAAGCCATTGTTGAATATGATCCAGAAAATGTAGGTTCCCCGATATTAACTGTTGAGGAGGCTGTCGAGAACTCAAGTTATCTTCAAGGGCCCGTGTTTCTGAACACAAAGCCGGTTGGTGATTTCTCGAAAGGAATGTCTGAAGCTGACCACAAGATTCTCTCTGCTGAG TTGAGACTTCCATCAGAATACTATTTTTATATGGAGCCACAGACTAGCTTAGCAGTTCCGGATGAGGACAATACCATGGTTGTTTATGCTTCTACTCAGTTCCCCGAGTATACGCATAGTTTGATTGCTCGTTGTCTTGGTGTTCCTGAGCATAACATCAGCGTGAAAACAAGAAGGGCAGGAGGTGGCTTCGGCGGCAAGGCAATAAGATCAATGCCA GTTTCCGCAGCCTGTGCACTTGCAGCATACAAGTTACGACGCCCTGTCAAGATATACGTCAACAGAAATACCGACATGGTAATAACAGGAGGAAGACACCCCCTGAAAGTGACATACAGTGTTGGATTCAAGTCAAATGGGAAGATCACAGCCTTACATGCTGATATCTTGGTAAATGGAGGGATATCAGAAGATATAACCCCTATCATAGCATCACATATAATTGCAGCACTCAAGAAATACAATTGGGGTGCCTTTTCATTTGACATAAAGAATTGCAAGACAAACCTTACCAGCAAATCATCTATGCGGGCACTTGGTGATGTCCAAGGATCTTATATTGCAGATGCTATAATGGAACATGTAGCAAGTGTACTGGAAATGGAGGTGGACTCTGTCATTAGCAAAAATATTCACACTTATGAAAGCCTTAAATTATTCTATGAGGATAGTGCAGGCGAATCAGGAGAATATACTTTGCCTAGTATCATGGATCAAGTGGCCACATCCTCGAGATTTGTCGATAGAAGAAAGATGATAGATGAATTTAACCAGAAAAACACGTGGAAGAAAAGAGGTATTTCTCGATTGCCAATTGTGCATGAAGTTAGGCAACATGCAACCCCTGCAAAAGTAAGCATTCTGCGGGATGGATCAATAGTTTGTGAAGTTGGAGGAGTTGAAATCGGCCAAGGGCTATGGACAAAGGTTAAACAGGTGATTGCCTATGCTCTTGGTTCAATTGAAAGTAGTTGGAGTGAAGAACTTGTGGAGAAGGTACGAATCATAGAAATAAACACCTTAAGGTTAGTGCAAACAGGGTTTACTGCTGAAAGCACTAAATCTGAATCAAGCTGTGAAGCGGCTAGACTTTGCTGTAATATCCTGGTGGAAAGACTGACTCCTCTGAAGAAAAAACTGCAAGAACAAAATGGTTCTGTTGATTGGACCACACTGATTGGCcag GCAGAAGCTCAATCAATAAATCTACAGGCAAATGAATATTTTGTTCCAGGATCAAGTTCTGGGCAGTATTTAAACTATGGTGCTGCTGTTAGCGAG GTTGAGATAGATGTTTTGACTGGACAACATAGAATATTGCAGTCAGATATTATATATGACTGTGGTCAGAGCTTGAATCCAGCTattgacttgggacag aTTGAAGGGGCTTTTGTAAAAGGAATTGGATATTTTATGCTTGAAGAATATCTTACAAATGAAGATGGATTAATGGTTTCAAATAGCACTTGGACATACCATATCCCGACAATTGACACCATACCAGAAAGGCTCAACATTCGTGTGCTAAACAGTGGAGATCACAAAAACCGTATTCTCTCATCTAAAG CTTCTGGTGAACCACCATTACTTCTAGCAGCTACAGTCCATTGTGCAACAAGAGCAGCCATTAAAGAAGCTAGAAAACAGCTTAAAAGTTGGGGCAAGCTTGACGAGTCCGATTCAGAATTCTATCTGGACGTTCCTGCCATAATGCCTGTTGTGAAGACAACTTGTGGCCTGGACTATGGGGAGAAATACTTGGAAACTTTGATCAGCAAACGATCCGCCTAA
- the LOC107788517 gene encoding aldehyde oxidase 4-like isoform X1, translated as MCMSLFSALVNADKGNHQDSPQGFSNLTSFEAEKSIQGNLCRCTGYRPIADVCKSFASDVDIEDLGLNTFWQNGDTRETKVSKLPPYDPSKNLVTYPEFLEGESITRLDPTRYSWFSPVSIEELQSLLKFSVAENVGSVKIVVGNTGTGYYKETQRYDQYIDLRYIPELSILNRDRKGIEIGATVTISKLISFLNEGTKANLGSYGKMVSQKLAQHLEKVANPFVRNTASVGGNLVMAQKYGFPSDISTLFLGMDATVSILTIRGQEKLKWEELLSRPALDSRTVLLCVWIPFKRNGNFLQNFSKYLFVTYRAAPRPLGSALAYVNAAFLADVSPRRNGVVIHSLRLAFGAFGTRHAIRAKTAEKYLTGKILNIKILYEAIKFVKLDVVPEPGISYPEYRSSLAVSFLFKFFNPLTDVDSVFSSGLFEGIGETFVEEGSKSTNDDGDTSQGKIQTILSSAEQVVESSTEYYPVGEPMQKYGAAMQASGEAVYVDDIPSPPNCLHGAFIYSTKPLARVKSISLQLESNSLADRVIAIFTFKDIPSEGENIGVLSQFGPETLFAEDHVQYAGDRIALVIANSQRSADVAARKAIVEYDPENVGSPILTVEEAVENSSYLQGPVFLNTKPVGDFSKGMSEADHKILSAELRLPSEYYFYMEPQTSLAVPDEDNTMVVYASTQFPEYTHSLIARCLGVPEHNISVKTRRAGGGFGGKAIRSMPVSAACALAAYKLRRPVKIYVNRNTDMVITGGRHPLKVTYSVGFKSNGKITALHADILVNGGISEDITPIIASHIIAALKKYNWGAFSFDIKNCKTNLTSKSSMRALGDVQGSYIADAIMEHVASVLEMEVDSVISKNIHTYESLKLFYEDSAGESGEYTLPSIMDQVATSSRFVDRRKMIDEFNQKNTWKKRGISRLPIVHEVRQHATPAKVSILRDGSIVCEVGGVEIGQGLWTKVKQVIAYALGSIESSWSEELVEKVRIIEINTLRLVQTGFTAESTKSESSCEAARLCCNILVERLTPLKKKLQEQNGSVDWTTLIGQAEAQSINLQANEYFVPGSSSGQYLNYGAAVSEVEIDVLTGQHRILQSDIIYDCGQSLNPAIDLGQIEGAFVKGIGYFMLEEYLTNEDGLMVSNSTWTYHIPTIDTIPERLNIRVLNSGDHKNRILSSKASGEPPLLLAATVHCATRAAIKEARKQLKSWGKLDESDSEFYLDVPAIMPVVKTTCGLDYGEKYLETLISKRSA; from the exons ATGTGCATGTCATTATTCTCAGCTCTTGTCAATGCTGATAAAGGGAACCATCAAGATTCTCCACAAGGATTTTCCAACCTAACTTCATTTGAAGCTGAAAAATCCATACAAGGGAACCTTTGTCGCTGCACTGGATACCGGCCCATTGCTGATGTCTGCAAGAGTTTTGCTTCTGATGTTGATATAGAGGATTTGGGACTCAATACCTTTTGGCAAAATGGAGATACCAGGGAAACAAAAGTAAGTAAATTGCCTCCCTATGATCCAAGTAAGAATCTTGTTACATATCCTGAATTCTTGGAAGGTGAATCCATCACACGTTTGGACCCCACAAGGTATTCTTGGTTCAGTCCTGTTTCTATAGAGGAGCTACAGAGCTTGTTGAAATTCAGCGTGGCTGAAAATGTTGGGAGCGTTAAAATAGTTGTTGGCAATACCGGCACTGGTTATTACAAGGAAACACAGCGATATGACCAATACATCGATCTGAGGTATATTCCTGAACTTTCGATCCTCAATAGGGATCGCAAAGGAATTGAGATTGGAGCAACTGTGACCATCTCTAAACTTATTTCATTCCTGAATGAGGGAACCAAAGCCAACTTGGGTTCATATGGAAAGATGGTGTCCCAAAAGTTGGCTCAACACTTGGAAAAGGTTGCTAACCCGTTTGTTAGAAACACTGCTAGTGTTGGGGGAAATTTGGTTATGGCACAGAAATATGGATTTCCTTCTGATATCTCTACATTATTTCTAGGAATGGATGCGACAGTTAGTATATTGACCATTCGTGGACAAGAAAAACTTAAATGGGAGGAGCTGTTATCGAGGCCAGCGCTAGACTCAAGGACTGTGCTTCTATGTGTATGGATCCCATTTAAAAGGAATgggaattttcttcaaaatttttcaAAGTATTTGTTTGTAACATATAGAGCTGCACCACGACCTCTTGGAAGTGCATTGGCATATGTAAATGCTGCTTTCTTAGCTGATGTTTCTCCACGCAGGAACGGGGTTGTGATACATTCTCTCAGGTTGGCTTTTGGCGCTTTTGGCACAAGACATGCAATAAGGGCCAAAACAGCAGAGAAATATTTAACTGGGAAAATATTGAACATCAAAATTCTGTATGAAGCAATTAAATTTGTCAAACTAGATGTTGTCCCTGAACCTGGGATTTCATACCCTGAGTATAGGTCAAGCTTGGCTGTCAGTTTCCTATTCAAGTTTTTTAATCCCTTGACGGATGTAGATTCCGTATTTTCTAGCGGTTTATTCGAGGGAATTGGTGAAACCTTTGTAGAGGAGGGTTCCAAAAGTACTAATGATGATGGTGATACTAGCCAAGGAAAAATACAGACAATACTATCATCCGCTGAGCAGGTTGTGGAATCAAGTACCGAGTATTATCCAGTGGGTGAACCAATGCAAAAGTATGGAGCTGCCATGCAAGCCTCTG GTGAAGCTGTTTATGTAGATGACATTCCATCACCACCAAACTGCCTACATGGAGCATTTATCTATAGTACAAAACCATTAGCAAGGGTAAAGAGCATTAGTCTCCAGCTTGAGTCTAATTCATTAGCAGATAGAGTTATTGCCATTTTTACATTTAAAGATATCCCAAGTGAAGGGGAAAATATAGGAGTTCTGAGCCAGTTTGGTCCTGAAACTCTATTTGCAGAGGATCATGTCCAATATGCTGGCGACCGAATTGCTCTTGTG ATTGCTAACAGCCAGAGGTCTGCTGATGTGGCTGCTAGAAAAGCCATTGTTGAATATGATCCAGAAAATGTAGGTTCCCCGATATTAACTGTTGAGGAGGCTGTCGAGAACTCAAGTTATCTTCAAGGGCCCGTGTTTCTGAACACAAAGCCGGTTGGTGATTTCTCGAAAGGAATGTCTGAAGCTGACCACAAGATTCTCTCTGCTGAG TTGAGACTTCCATCAGAATACTATTTTTATATGGAGCCACAGACTAGCTTAGCAGTTCCGGATGAGGACAATACCATGGTTGTTTATGCTTCTACTCAGTTCCCCGAGTATACGCATAGTTTGATTGCTCGTTGTCTTGGTGTTCCTGAGCATAACATCAGCGTGAAAACAAGAAGGGCAGGAGGTGGCTTCGGCGGCAAGGCAATAAGATCAATGCCA GTTTCCGCAGCCTGTGCACTTGCAGCATACAAGTTACGACGCCCTGTCAAGATATACGTCAACAGAAATACCGACATGGTAATAACAGGAGGAAGACACCCCCTGAAAGTGACATACAGTGTTGGATTCAAGTCAAATGGGAAGATCACAGCCTTACATGCTGATATCTTGGTAAATGGAGGGATATCAGAAGATATAACCCCTATCATAGCATCACATATAATTGCAGCACTCAAGAAATACAATTGGGGTGCCTTTTCATTTGACATAAAGAATTGCAAGACAAACCTTACCAGCAAATCATCTATGCGGGCACTTGGTGATGTCCAAGGATCTTATATTGCAGATGCTATAATGGAACATGTAGCAAGTGTACTGGAAATGGAGGTGGACTCTGTCATTAGCAAAAATATTCACACTTATGAAAGCCTTAAATTATTCTATGAGGATAGTGCAGGCGAATCAGGAGAATATACTTTGCCTAGTATCATGGATCAAGTGGCCACATCCTCGAGATTTGTCGATAGAAGAAAGATGATAGATGAATTTAACCAGAAAAACACGTGGAAGAAAAGAGGTATTTCTCGATTGCCAATTGTGCATGAAGTTAGGCAACATGCAACCCCTGCAAAAGTAAGCATTCTGCGGGATGGATCAATAGTTTGTGAAGTTGGAGGAGTTGAAATCGGCCAAGGGCTATGGACAAAGGTTAAACAGGTGATTGCCTATGCTCTTGGTTCAATTGAAAGTAGTTGGAGTGAAGAACTTGTGGAGAAGGTACGAATCATAGAAATAAACACCTTAAGGTTAGTGCAAACAGGGTTTACTGCTGAAAGCACTAAATCTGAATCAAGCTGTGAAGCGGCTAGACTTTGCTGTAATATCCTGGTGGAAAGACTGACTCCTCTGAAGAAAAAACTGCAAGAACAAAATGGTTCTGTTGATTGGACCACACTGATTGGCcag GCAGAAGCTCAATCAATAAATCTACAGGCAAATGAATATTTTGTTCCAGGATCAAGTTCTGGGCAGTATTTAAACTATGGTGCTGCTGTTAGCGAG GTTGAGATAGATGTTTTGACTGGACAACATAGAATATTGCAGTCAGATATTATATATGACTGTGGTCAGAGCTTGAATCCAGCTattgacttgggacag aTTGAAGGGGCTTTTGTAAAAGGAATTGGATATTTTATGCTTGAAGAATATCTTACAAATGAAGATGGATTAATGGTTTCAAATAGCACTTGGACATACCATATCCCGACAATTGACACCATACCAGAAAGGCTCAACATTCGTGTGCTAAACAGTGGAGATCACAAAAACCGTATTCTCTCATCTAAAG CTTCTGGTGAACCACCATTACTTCTAGCAGCTACAGTCCATTGTGCAACAAGAGCAGCCATTAAAGAAGCTAGAAAACAGCTTAAAAGTTGGGGCAAGCTTGACGAGTCCGATTCAGAATTCTATCTGGACGTTCCTGCCATAATGCCTGTTGTGAAGACAACTTGTGGCCTGGACTATGGGGAGAAATACTTGGAAACTTTGATCAGCAAACGATCCGCCTAA